Proteins encoded by one window of Cyclobacteriaceae bacterium:
- the rlmN gene encoding 23S rRNA (adenine(2503)-C(2))-methyltransferase RlmN: MTVSTEKRDIRKLTLDELKTFFIEKGEKAFRAQQVYEWLWKKSAKDFNQMTNLSVQTRDMLNEHFTINHIRVDNMQRSEDGTIKNAVKLYDGLVVESVLIPTKDRITACVSSQVGCSLDCKFCATARLKRMRNLSPDEIYDQVVAIKQQAELFFNRPLTNIVFMGMGEPLLNYANVIEAINKITSPEGLNMASKRITLSTVGIAKMIKKMADDGVKFNLAVSLHDAINETRSAIMPINETNPLEELAEALKYWYKKTKRKVTYEYVVWRGINDTIEHVQALVKFCKHIPCKVNLIEYNPIDDGEFQQASPEAIQLYQTTLERNGIIARIRKSRGKDIDAACGQLANKS, translated from the coding sequence ATGACCGTCAGCACCGAAAAAAGAGATATCCGCAAGCTTACACTTGACGAGCTGAAAACCTTCTTTATTGAGAAAGGAGAAAAAGCCTTTCGGGCGCAGCAGGTGTACGAATGGCTATGGAAAAAATCTGCCAAGGATTTTAACCAGATGACCAACCTATCGGTGCAAACCCGCGACATGCTCAATGAGCATTTCACCATCAACCACATCCGGGTGGATAACATGCAACGCAGCGAAGACGGCACCATAAAAAATGCAGTAAAGCTGTATGATGGTTTGGTGGTTGAGTCGGTTTTAATTCCCACCAAAGACCGGATAACCGCATGTGTGTCATCACAAGTGGGGTGCAGCCTCGATTGTAAATTTTGTGCCACTGCCAGACTGAAACGCATGCGTAATCTTTCACCTGATGAAATTTATGATCAGGTGGTGGCCATTAAACAACAAGCCGAATTATTTTTCAATCGCCCGCTCACCAATATTGTGTTTATGGGCATGGGTGAGCCGTTACTGAATTACGCGAACGTGATCGAAGCCATCAATAAAATCACGTCACCTGAAGGACTGAACATGGCTTCTAAACGCATTACCCTCTCAACGGTAGGCATTGCCAAGATGATCAAAAAAATGGCTGATGATGGTGTGAAGTTTAACCTGGCCGTTTCGCTTCATGATGCCATAAATGAAACACGCTCGGCTATTATGCCCATTAACGAAACCAACCCGCTGGAAGAATTGGCAGAGGCTTTGAAGTATTGGTATAAAAAAACAAAACGAAAAGTTACCTACGAGTACGTAGTGTGGAGAGGGATCAATGATACCATTGAGCATGTTCAGGCCTTGGTAAAATTCTGTAAGCACATTCCCTGTAAAGTAAACCTGATCGAATACAACCCGATTGATGACGGTGAGTTTCAGCAGGCCTCACCCGAAGCCATCCAGCTATA
- a CDS encoding lipocalin family protein: protein MKGLITVLVLLVSLCGYTQQITGTWQVSQQANCMSGELGEVSETEEELLGEMASRSGNTPKTFTFNSDGTGTENWRTYGKRKPSAKEKFLYRYSEGMLYLLDKKSRLITGTYIIEEITASSLVIINKDRTCERVEFVRIQ from the coding sequence ATGAAAGGACTAATTACGGTGTTGGTGTTGCTTGTTTCGCTTTGCGGATACACCCAACAAATTACCGGAACATGGCAGGTAAGCCAACAGGCTAACTGCATGAGTGGCGAACTGGGCGAAGTCTCTGAAACCGAGGAAGAGCTTCTTGGAGAGATGGCTTCACGCTCAGGCAATACCCCAAAAACCTTCACCTTCAATAGCGATGGTACCGGAACGGAGAACTGGCGCACATACGGCAAGCGAAAACCTTCCGCTAAAGAAAAATTCCTCTATCGTTATTCAGAGGGTATGCTGTACCTGCTCGACAAAAAATCGCGGTTGATTACGGGAACCTATATCATTGAAGAAATAACCGCTTCTTCATTGGTCATTATCAACAAAGATCGCACGTGTGAGCGCGTGGAGTTTGTGCGAATTCAATAA
- a CDS encoding DUF1611 domain-containing protein, translated as MKTNAIVITGGYLDSSNAKTAHGLIRGTERFNLLGFIDHKLTGKDAGEVLDGKNRNMPIYESISEFVKKSPEKAQYCVIGVATKGGVIPESLMAMLKEALENNLSIVNGLHDYVSDHEELAALAKAKGLEIIDVRKPKKFKDLHFWNGKIKEVKSLKVAVLGTDCALGKRTTSRILTEAMTKAGYKAEMIYTGQTGWMQGAKYGFIFDSTLNDFISGEMEHAIWQCYQDVKPDIMFIEGQSSLRNPSGPAGAEWIVSADADVVILQHNPARKQYKDMEYYPAYIPAVKDEIDLIKIYGANTVGITVNTMKMKTEEAREWAKQTEAELNIPVVLPLEDGVDKLVTVFANLLKQRKG; from the coding sequence ATGAAAACCAACGCAATTGTTATTACAGGCGGCTATCTGGATAGCAGCAACGCAAAAACCGCACACGGCCTTATTCGTGGAACGGAGCGTTTCAATCTTCTTGGCTTTATCGATCATAAATTGACTGGAAAGGATGCCGGTGAGGTGCTGGATGGCAAAAACCGGAACATGCCTATTTATGAGTCGATTTCTGAATTTGTAAAAAAATCTCCTGAGAAGGCACAATACTGTGTTATTGGTGTGGCTACAAAAGGAGGGGTAATACCGGAGTCGCTCATGGCGATGCTGAAAGAAGCCCTTGAAAACAACCTGAGTATAGTCAACGGTCTGCATGATTATGTGTCTGATCATGAAGAGCTGGCTGCATTGGCGAAAGCAAAGGGCCTTGAAATTATAGATGTTCGTAAGCCGAAAAAATTCAAAGATCTCCATTTCTGGAACGGGAAGATCAAGGAAGTGAAATCACTCAAGGTGGCAGTACTCGGCACCGACTGTGCTTTAGGCAAGCGAACCACTTCGCGTATTCTTACCGAAGCGATGACCAAAGCGGGTTATAAAGCGGAAATGATTTACACCGGTCAAACCGGATGGATGCAAGGTGCGAAGTATGGTTTCATTTTCGATTCAACGCTGAATGATTTTATCTCAGGCGAGATGGAGCATGCCATCTGGCAATGCTATCAGGATGTAAAACCCGATATTATGTTTATTGAAGGTCAGTCTTCTTTGCGCAACCCAAGCGGACCAGCTGGTGCCGAATGGATTGTATCGGCTGATGCAGATGTGGTTATTCTGCAACACAATCCAGCACGTAAGCAATACAAAGACATGGAATACTATCCGGCATACATTCCTGCTGTGAAAGATGAAATTGATCTGATAAAAATTTACGGAGCCAACACGGTTGGTATTACCGTAAACACCATGAAAATGAAAACCGAAGAAGCACGCGAGTGGGCGAAACAAACGGAAGCAGAACTGAACATTCCGGTGGTACTTCCGCTTGAAGATGGTGTTGACAAGCTGGTAACGGTTTTCGCAAATCTGTTGAAGCAGCGTAAAGGTTAA
- a CDS encoding dipeptide epimerase produces the protein MKIKDIKIWSADLGNTKPYTIAFKTVDEVRNAFVEITLADGTTGIGSGNPSEYVVGENLTQTLDALQERNLEFLVGRDIREMKQLAFEVWQKFPKNPAARAALDIALHDAFTKFLGIPLVKYLGQKIQSMPTSNTIGIKNVMETLKETDDYLKQGFKAIKVKLGKDLEEDIERMVKMREQFGYDYAIRIDANQGYDSAQTIAFYQQTKHLKIELIEQPLPAKAISEMKALPDEVREVIAADESLISPVHALELVKPPRACGIFNIKLMKCGGVSQGLKIADIALHEGIDLFWGCNDESIVSITAALHAAFACSNTKYIDLDGSLDLGNDVVKGGFILKDGIMYCSDKPGLGVEKIG, from the coding sequence ATGAAAATCAAGGATATAAAAATCTGGAGTGCAGACCTGGGCAACACAAAGCCATATACCATTGCTTTTAAAACTGTGGATGAAGTGCGCAATGCCTTTGTGGAAATTACATTGGCAGATGGCACTACCGGTATTGGCTCGGGCAATCCAAGCGAATATGTAGTGGGAGAGAACCTGACTCAAACCTTGGATGCGCTTCAGGAAAGAAATCTTGAGTTTTTGGTTGGTCGTGATATTCGGGAAATGAAGCAACTCGCGTTTGAGGTTTGGCAGAAGTTTCCAAAAAACCCGGCTGCACGAGCCGCATTGGATATTGCCTTACACGATGCGTTTACCAAATTTCTGGGCATTCCGTTGGTAAAATACCTTGGGCAGAAAATTCAGTCAATGCCAACATCAAACACAATCGGCATTAAGAACGTAATGGAAACACTTAAAGAGACTGATGATTATTTGAAACAAGGATTTAAGGCCATTAAAGTAAAGTTGGGTAAAGACCTGGAAGAAGATATTGAACGCATGGTTAAAATGCGTGAGCAATTCGGGTATGATTATGCCATTCGCATTGATGCCAACCAGGGGTATGATTCAGCGCAAACCATTGCCTTTTATCAACAGACTAAGCATTTAAAAATTGAGTTGATTGAACAGCCACTCCCAGCTAAAGCGATTTCGGAAATGAAAGCGCTGCCCGATGAAGTTCGTGAAGTAATTGCTGCCGATGAATCGTTGATTTCACCTGTGCATGCTCTTGAGTTGGTTAAGCCTCCACGGGCCTGCGGTATATTTAATATTAAGTTGATGAAATGTGGCGGTGTTTCGCAAGGCTTAAAAATTGCCGACATCGCTCTTCATGAGGGCATTGATTTATTCTGGGGTTGTAACGATGAAAGCATTGTAAGCATTACAGCTGCTTTACACGCAGCATTTGCCTGCTCCAATACAAAATACATCGACCTGGATGGAAGTCTTGACCTAGGCAACGATGTTGTGAAAGGCGGCTTTATCCTGAAGGACGGAATCATGTATTGCTCCGATAAACCCGGGTTGGGCGTAGAAAAAATCGGTTAA
- a CDS encoding porin, with protein sequence MRSYIKVFFIGSFFFINTLTAFGQAEISPSPYFTYGSGLGMISPDSLFMLNIRFRMQNRAAFTTVDENDFSIDQVEARVRRLRLRFEGFIYTPKLYYLIQLAFSRADMDYDDTGFPNVIRDAMVIYRFNEHFAIGLGQTKLPGNRQRVNSSGDLQLPDRSIVNSTFNIDRDFGAQVYYNNNIQGFHYVVRGAISSGDGRNITASDRGLAYTGRLELLPLGRFTNGGDYFEGDLVREPKPKISVGLTLTSNQDAIRTGGQLGTFLYEPRDIETRMIDFLYKHNGWSLSTEFLKRTSPNPLTQNTDGDIRYVYAGHGENYQASYLFKKNYELTGRFSRVRPDVPIQLFEEEVKQYTLGATKYIRGHRLKLQADVTYEQNHWLQDTNTDLNRWQLRLQIEAGI encoded by the coding sequence ATGCGCTCCTACATAAAAGTCTTTTTCATCGGGTCGTTTTTTTTCATAAACACCCTTACCGCCTTTGGACAGGCCGAAATTTCTCCTTCACCTTATTTTACCTACGGCAGCGGACTGGGTATGATTTCTCCCGACAGCCTGTTTATGCTGAATATCCGCTTCCGGATGCAAAACCGGGCGGCCTTTACCACGGTTGACGAAAATGACTTTTCCATTGACCAGGTTGAGGCGCGTGTAAGGCGATTGAGACTTCGTTTTGAGGGGTTTATTTATACACCCAAATTATACTACCTGATTCAGCTTGCCTTTTCCCGGGCAGATATGGATTACGATGATACCGGGTTCCCGAATGTAATTCGTGATGCTATGGTGATCTATCGATTCAACGAACACTTTGCCATTGGCCTTGGCCAGACCAAACTTCCTGGAAATCGTCAGCGGGTAAACTCATCGGGCGATCTTCAATTACCCGATCGGTCCATAGTGAATTCAACGTTTAACATCGATCGTGATTTTGGCGCACAGGTTTACTATAACAACAACATTCAGGGTTTTCACTATGTAGTCCGTGGCGCTATCTCTTCGGGTGATGGACGAAACATTACCGCATCTGATCGCGGCCTTGCCTATACAGGCCGATTGGAATTGCTGCCGCTAGGTCGCTTTACCAATGGTGGCGATTATTTTGAAGGCGACCTGGTACGTGAACCCAAGCCAAAAATTTCGGTGGGGCTAACACTCACATCCAACCAGGATGCCATTCGTACAGGCGGCCAACTCGGAACATTTTTGTACGAACCACGCGACATCGAAACACGCATGATCGATTTTCTTTACAAACATAACGGTTGGTCGTTGTCCACTGAATTTTTGAAACGCACTTCTCCAAATCCGCTAACGCAAAACACGGATGGTGACATCCGTTACGTTTATGCGGGTCATGGCGAGAATTACCAGGCCAGTTATCTGTTCAAGAAAAACTATGAATTAACCGGAAGGTTTTCGCGGGTTCGTCCGGATGTACCCATTCAATTATTTGAGGAAGAAGTGAAGCAATACACCTTAGGTGCTACCAAATATATTCGTGGGCACCGGTTAAAATTGCAGGCCGATGTTACCTATGAACAAAACCATTGGCTTCAGGATACGAATACTGATTTAAACCGCTGGCAGCTTCGCTTGCAGATTGAAGCGGGTATCTGA